In the genome of Notamacropus eugenii isolate mMacEug1 chromosome 5, mMacEug1.pri_v2, whole genome shotgun sequence, one region contains:
- the LOC140509148 gene encoding olfactory receptor 8D1-like has protein sequence MAMENNTVVTEFILLGLTNQTELQIPLFLLFLAIYLVSIVGNLSLILLIWLSSQLHTPMYYFLSNLSFIDLCYSSVITPKMLENFVSEKNLISYPGCMVQFFFFLFFVIAEFYMLTAMAYDRYAAICRPLLYNITMVPWFCSLLVAGVYIMGGIGAIVHTSYLARLSFCGDNVIHHYFCDVLPLLKLSCSSTYINELLVVIVGGFNLLATTLPILISYTFIVRSILHIQSTKGRYKAFSTCGSHLAAVSVFYGSIIIMYYLPGSNNVTQEKVGSVFYTTVIPMLNPLIYSLRNKDVKDALKKFVKSRMFSKST, from the coding sequence ATGGCAATGGAGAATAACACAGTTGTGACAGAATTTATCCTCTTGGGCTTAACAAATCAAACAGAGCTCCAGATACCACTCTTCCTTTTGTTTCTAGCAATCTACTTAGTCTCCATCGTTGGGAACCTTAGCTTGATCTTATTAATCTGGCTCAGTTCTCAACTTCATACTCCCATGTACTATTTCCTCAGTAACCTGTCATTCATAGATCTCTGCTACTCCTCTGTCATTACACCCAAAATGCTGGAGAACTTTGTATCAGAGAAGAACCTCATCTCTTATCCAGGGTGCATggttcagttctttttcttcctcttctttgtgaTTGCTGAGTTCTACATGCTGACAGCAATGGCCTATGATCGTTATGCTGCCATTTGTAGACCCCTGCTCTATAACATCACCATGGTGCCATGGTTCTGCTCCCTGCTGGTGGCAGGTGTATACATAATGGGGGGCATTGGGGCCATTGTTCACACCAGCTACCTAGCCAGACTGTCCTTCTGTGGGGACAATGTTATCCATCATTACTTCTGTGATGTTCTTCCCCTTCTGAAGCTCTCCTGCTCCAGCACCTACATCAATGAGCTTTTAGTGGTGATCGTTGGTGGATTTAATTTGTTGGCCACAACTCTGCCCATTTTAATTTCTTACACTTTCATTGTTCGAAGCATTCTTCACATACAATCTACAAAAGGCCGTTATAAAGCCTTTAGCACCTGTGGCTCCCATCTGGcagctgtttctgttttttatggTTCCATCATCATTATGTATTATTTACCAGGTTCCAACAATGTGACCCAGGAGAAAGTAGGCTCAGTGTTTTATACCACAGTGATCCCCATGCTGAACCCTTTGATCTACAGCCTGAGGAACAAGGATGTAAAGGATGCACTGAAGAAATTCGTGAAGAGCCGAATGTTTTCAAAGTCcacataa
- the LOC140507856 gene encoding olfactory receptor 8D1-like produces the protein MTMENSTMVTEFILLGLTNQTQLQIPLFLLFLGIYLVSMVGNLSLILLIWVSSQLHTPMYYFLSNLSFIDLCYSSVITPKMLENFVSEKNIISYPECMAQFFFFLFFVIAEVYMLTTMAYDRYVAICRPLLYNITMVPWFCSLLVAGVYIMGGIGAIVHTSYLARLSFCGDNVIHHYFCDVLPLLKLSCSSTHINELLVMLVGGFNLLVTTLLIWISYTFILLNILHIQSTKGRYKAFSTCGSHLATVSVFYVSVLVMYYIPASSNVAQEKVGSVFYTTVIPMLNPLIYSLRNKDVKDALKRIINSTRFQGPHRK, from the coding sequence ATGACAATGGAAAATAGCACAATGGTGACAGAATTTATCCTCTTGGGCTTAACAAACCAAACACAGCTCCAGATACCACTCTTCCTTTTGTTTCTAGGAATCTACTTAGTCTCCATGGTTGGGAACCTCAGCTTGATTTTATTAATCTGGGTCAGTTCTCAGCTTCATACTCCCATGTACTATTTCCTCAGTAACCTGTCATTCATAGATCTCTGTTACTCTTCTGTCATTACACCCAAAATGCTGGAGAACTTTGTATCAGAGAAGAACATCATTTCCTATCCAGAGTGCATGGctcagttctttttcttcctcttctttgtgaTTGCTGAAGTCTACATGCTGACAACTATGGCCTATGATCGTTATGTTGCCATCTGTAGACCCCTGCTCTATAACATCACCATGGTGCCATGGTTCTGCTCCCTGCTGGTGGCAGGTGTATACATAATGGGGGGCATTGGGGCCATTGTTCACACCAGCTACCTAGCCAGGCTGTCCTTCTGTGGGGACAATGTTATCCATCATTACTTCTGTGATGTTCTTCCCCTTCTGAAGCTCTCCTGTTCCAGCACCCACATCAATGAGCTTTTGGTGATGCTTGTTGGTGGATTTAATTTGTTGGTTACAACTTTGCTCATCTGGATCTCTTACACTTTCATTCTTCTCAATATCCTTCATATACAATCTACTAAGGGCCGTTATAAAGCTTTTAGCACCTGTGGATCCCATCTggcaactgtttctgttttttatgtTTCCGTCTTGGTCATGTATTATATACCAGCTTCTAGCAATGTGGCCCAGGAAAAAGTAGGCTCAGTGTTTTATACCACAGTGATCCCCATGCTGAACCCTTTGATCTACAGCCTGAGGAACAAGGATGTGAAGGATGCATTAAAGAGAATCATCAACAGCACAAGGTTTCAAGGTCCACATAGGAAATAG